The Desulfuromonas versatilis genome has a segment encoding these proteins:
- the aroF gene encoding 3-deoxy-7-phosphoheptulonate synthase translates to MIIVMMQGASKEQLAEVKKRIRELGYKPHVIHGETRNVIGAVGDERGKSVLQSLESMPGVENVVPILKPYKLASREVKPEPSVVEIAPGLQVGGDKMVVMAGPCSVESEEQILETAHAVKQSGATVLRGGAFKPRTSPYSFQGMEEEGLKLLALAREATGLPIITEVVNPRDVELVARYADIMQVGARNVQNFALLKMLGQLDKPVLLKRGMATTIQEFLMSAEYILAEGNRRVMLCERGIRTFETATRNTLDISAVPVLKGQTHLPVIIDPSHATGHAHLVPSMSYAAVAAGCDGLIVEVHPHPEKAASDGPQSLRPAEFAAMMKKLAEFAKVAGKSL, encoded by the coding sequence ATGATCATCGTTATGATGCAGGGCGCGAGCAAAGAGCAACTGGCTGAAGTCAAAAAACGTATCCGCGAGCTGGGCTACAAGCCCCACGTGATCCACGGCGAAACCCGCAACGTCATCGGCGCGGTGGGCGACGAGCGGGGCAAGTCGGTGCTGCAGTCGCTCGAATCGATGCCCGGGGTGGAGAACGTGGTCCCCATCCTCAAGCCCTACAAGCTGGCCAGCCGCGAGGTGAAACCCGAGCCGAGCGTGGTGGAGATCGCCCCGGGGCTGCAGGTCGGCGGCGACAAGATGGTGGTCATGGCCGGGCCGTGCTCGGTGGAGAGCGAGGAGCAGATTCTGGAGACCGCCCACGCGGTCAAGCAGTCCGGGGCGACGGTGCTGCGCGGCGGCGCCTTCAAGCCCCGCACCAGCCCCTACTCCTTCCAGGGGATGGAAGAAGAGGGGCTCAAGCTGCTGGCCCTGGCCCGGGAGGCCACCGGGCTGCCGATCATCACCGAGGTGGTCAATCCCCGCGACGTGGAGCTGGTGGCCCGCTATGCCGACATCATGCAGGTCGGGGCGCGCAACGTGCAGAACTTCGCCCTGCTCAAGATGCTCGGCCAGCTCGACAAGCCGGTGCTGCTCAAGCGCGGCATGGCCACCACCATCCAGGAGTTCCTGATGAGCGCCGAGTACATCCTGGCCGAGGGCAACCGCCGGGTGATGCTCTGCGAGCGCGGCATCCGCACCTTCGAGACCGCCACCCGCAACACCCTGGACATCTCGGCGGTGCCGGTGCTCAAGGGGCAGACCCACCTGCCGGTGATCATCGACCCCTCCCACGCCACCGGGCACGCCCACCTGGTCCCCTCCATGAGCTACGCTGCGGTGGCTGCCGGCTGCGACGGGCTGATCGTCGAGGTGCACCCCCACCCGGAAAAGGCCGCCAGCGACGGGCCCCAGTCCCTGCGCCCGGCGGAATTCGCCGCCATGATGAAAAAACTCGCCGAGTTCGCCAAGGTGGCGGGCAAGAGCTTGTAA
- a CDS encoding alpha,alpha-trehalose-phosphate synthase (UDP-forming), which yields MTEKTQSDDKRLVVVSNRLPIAVGEEAGQWRIKPGSGGLVTALAPVIKARQGLWIGWPGCGEGPPLDELFDNFGREQGYRLAAVPLSEEEEERYYRGFSNSALWPLFHDLLGNCRFRGDDWQTYLEVNRRFADVVASRTGEDDLVWVQDYQLIMVGAQLRELGLRQKLAFFLHIPFPTHDLFRRLPWNREILTALLAYDLVGFQTLRDRRNFVNSAIALIPELQVERRQRAQTLIRYQGRIVRVGHFPISIDFAEFNDAARSQEVADAAWYLHENLEGRQVMLGVDRLDYTKGIPERFRAFERALEKYPDLHRNISLLQVVVPSRTQVPDYQDLKQTLDRLSGRINSRFGEPGWIPIHYVFRSLERTQLLAHYRTSEIALVTPLRDGMNLVAKEYCAASVENNGVLILSEFAGAADQLGKHALLVNPYDVEGTADAMHRAFTMPGEERRRRMGMLRTQVRRYDVHHWVRSFLGALSTGTQLP from the coding sequence ATGACGGAAAAAACGCAAAGCGACGACAAGCGCCTGGTGGTGGTCTCCAACCGCCTGCCCATCGCGGTCGGCGAAGAGGCCGGCCAGTGGCGGATCAAGCCGGGATCCGGCGGGCTGGTGACGGCCCTGGCGCCGGTGATCAAGGCGCGCCAGGGGTTGTGGATCGGCTGGCCGGGGTGCGGCGAAGGGCCGCCCCTCGATGAGCTGTTCGACAACTTCGGCCGCGAGCAGGGCTACCGGCTGGCCGCGGTCCCCTTGAGCGAGGAGGAGGAAGAGCGCTACTACCGGGGGTTTTCCAACTCGGCGCTCTGGCCGCTGTTTCACGACCTGCTCGGCAACTGCCGCTTCCGCGGCGATGACTGGCAGACCTACCTGGAGGTCAACCGCCGCTTCGCCGACGTGGTGGCCTCGCGCACCGGCGAAGACGACCTGGTCTGGGTCCAGGACTACCAGCTGATCATGGTCGGCGCCCAGCTGCGCGAGCTGGGACTGCGCCAGAAGCTGGCCTTTTTCCTGCACATCCCCTTCCCCACCCACGACCTGTTCCGCCGCCTGCCCTGGAACCGCGAGATCCTCACCGCCCTGCTGGCCTACGACCTGGTCGGTTTCCAGACCCTGCGCGACCGGCGCAACTTCGTCAACAGCGCCATCGCCCTGATCCCCGAGTTGCAGGTCGAGCGCCGCCAGCGCGCGCAGACCCTGATCCGCTACCAGGGGCGGATCGTGCGGGTGGGGCATTTCCCCATCAGTATCGATTTCGCCGAGTTCAACGATGCCGCCCGATCCCAGGAGGTGGCCGATGCCGCCTGGTACCTGCACGAGAACCTCGAAGGACGCCAGGTGATGCTCGGCGTCGACCGGCTCGACTACACCAAGGGGATCCCCGAGCGTTTCCGGGCCTTCGAACGGGCGCTGGAGAAGTACCCCGACCTGCACCGCAACATCAGCCTGCTGCAGGTGGTGGTGCCCAGCCGCACCCAGGTCCCCGACTATCAGGACCTCAAGCAAACCCTCGACCGGCTCTCGGGGCGGATCAATTCCCGCTTCGGCGAACCCGGATGGATCCCCATCCATTACGTTTTCCGCAGCCTGGAGAGAACCCAGCTGCTGGCCCATTACCGCACCTCGGAAATCGCCCTGGTGACTCCGCTGCGCGACGGCATGAACCTGGTGGCCAAGGAATACTGCGCCGCCTCGGTGGAGAACAACGGGGTGCTGATCCTCAGCGAGTTCGCCGGGGCCGCCGACCAGCTCGGCAAGCACGCCCTGCTGGTCAACCCCTACGACGTGGAGGGGACCGCGGACGCCATGCACCGGGCCTTCACCATGCCCGGCGAGGAGCGGCGACGGCGCATGGGGATGCTGCGCACCCAGGTGCGCCGCTACGACGTGCACCACTGGGTGCGCAGTTTCCTCGGCGCTCTGAGCACCGGGACGCAGCTTCCCTGA
- a CDS encoding glycosyltransferase, with the protein MNPTREETGGRELIDAYTAVTGRGVIHHLEQLAAPLKGARVVHVNSTREGGGVAEILRKLVPLKQAFGIEARWETISGDAPFYRCTKGFHNALQGLPQNLPEQALQAYEQTNRDNAEALRQSLEEADFVVIHDPQPAPLLAFCPNRKGKWIWRCHIDVSHPHRPVWKHLKKWVTPYDSSIFSLPEFAQPLPHPQYIIAPSIDPLSEKNRDLTASEVQQTCTGFGLDPQLPMVLQVSRFDRFKDPLGVIESYRLASRLVPLQLVLAGGGASDDPEGEAVLGEVRQAAEGDARIHVLQLPADAHRTINALQRASDIVLQKSLREGFGLTVAEGMWKGKPVIGGDTGGIRLQVVNHYTGFLVRSPEGAALRIRYLLHRRELLKAMGERARRFIWENYLITRHLREYLTLMVGLLHGSQERIEVGM; encoded by the coding sequence ATGAACCCCACGCGGGAAGAGACGGGCGGCCGGGAGCTGATCGACGCCTACACCGCGGTCACCGGGCGCGGCGTCATCCATCACCTGGAGCAGTTGGCCGCTCCGCTCAAGGGAGCGCGGGTGGTGCACGTCAACTCCACCCGCGAGGGGGGTGGGGTGGCCGAGATTCTGCGCAAGCTGGTCCCGCTCAAGCAGGCCTTCGGCATCGAGGCGCGCTGGGAAACCATCTCCGGCGATGCCCCCTTCTACCGCTGCACCAAGGGCTTTCACAACGCCCTGCAGGGGCTGCCACAAAACCTCCCCGAACAGGCGCTGCAGGCCTACGAGCAGACCAACCGCGACAACGCTGAGGCGCTGCGCCAGAGCCTGGAGGAGGCCGACTTCGTCGTCATCCACGACCCGCAGCCGGCCCCCCTGCTCGCGTTTTGCCCCAACCGCAAGGGCAAATGGATCTGGCGCTGCCACATCGACGTCAGCCACCCCCACCGGCCGGTCTGGAAGCACCTGAAAAAATGGGTCACCCCCTACGACTCGAGCATCTTCTCGCTCCCCGAGTTCGCCCAGCCCCTGCCCCACCCCCAGTACATCATCGCCCCGAGCATCGACCCGCTCAGCGAAAAGAACCGCGACCTGACCGCCAGCGAGGTGCAGCAGACCTGTACCGGCTTCGGCCTCGACCCGCAGCTGCCGATGGTGCTGCAGGTTTCGCGCTTCGATCGCTTCAAGGACCCGCTGGGGGTGATCGAGTCCTACCGGCTGGCAAGCCGGCTGGTGCCGCTGCAGTTGGTGCTGGCCGGCGGCGGCGCCAGCGACGACCCGGAGGGCGAGGCGGTGCTCGGCGAAGTGCGCCAGGCCGCCGAGGGTGATGCGCGCATCCACGTGCTGCAGCTGCCCGCCGACGCCCACCGCACCATCAACGCCCTGCAGCGGGCCAGTGACATCGTGCTGCAGAAATCGCTGCGCGAGGGGTTCGGCCTGACCGTGGCCGAGGGGATGTGGAAGGGCAAGCCGGTGATCGGCGGCGACACCGGCGGCATCCGCCTGCAGGTGGTCAACCACTACACCGGCTTCCTGGTGCGCTCGCCCGAAGGGGCGGCGCTGCGCATCCGCTACCTGCTGCACCGCCGCGAGCTGCTCAAGGCGATGGGCGAGCGGGCCCGCCGCTTCATCTGGGAAAACTACCTGATCACCCGCCACCTGCGCGAGTACCTGACCCTGATGGTCGGTCTGCTGCACGGCAGCCAGGAGCGCATCGAGGTGGGGATGTAA
- a CDS encoding DUF5752 family protein, whose amino-acid sequence MEQPGSPHNDAIPFAVRDCALITIATGIKAQNLREFRDGLQRVPAGSIYHHFWGRLLRPQFDEPEYNSDFASWTYHGLHEKRLAEQLSVISPTDFDDLEALRQELIEIVEQRLEESELVPWARADQQFHFLHSQIVVFDSGLHFRTPEGLVPYLPSLSTGSIYYHFIDARKRTAQRCDDFSAWLEGFGAAYQPLVGQLRSVDPYFSSLKEIRQILSEVFQEYFEVRA is encoded by the coding sequence ATGGAGCAGCCGGGCTCCCCGCATAACGATGCCATCCCCTTCGCGGTCAGGGATTGCGCCCTGATTACCATCGCCACCGGCATCAAGGCCCAGAACCTGCGCGAGTTTCGCGACGGGCTGCAGCGGGTTCCGGCCGGTAGCATCTACCACCATTTCTGGGGTCGGCTGCTGCGGCCCCAGTTCGACGAACCGGAGTACAACAGCGACTTCGCCTCCTGGACCTACCACGGCCTGCACGAAAAACGCCTGGCCGAGCAGCTCAGCGTGATCAGCCCCACCGATTTCGACGACCTCGAGGCGCTGCGCCAGGAGCTGATCGAGATCGTCGAACAGCGCCTGGAGGAGAGCGAGCTGGTCCCCTGGGCCAGGGCGGATCAGCAGTTTCATTTTCTGCACTCGCAGATCGTGGTCTTCGATTCCGGGCTGCACTTTCGCACCCCCGAGGGGCTGGTCCCCTACCTGCCGTCACTGTCCACCGGCAGCATCTACTATCACTTCATCGACGCCCGCAAACGCACCGCGCAGCGCTGCGACGATTTCAGCGCCTGGCTGGAGGGTTTCGGCGCCGCCTACCAGCCGCTGGTCGGGCAGCTGCGCAGCGTCGATCCCTACTTCTCCTCGCTGAAGGAGATCCGCCAGATCCTCAGCGAGGTCTTTCAGGAATATTTCGAGGTTCGGGCATGA
- a CDS encoding tyrosine-type recombinase/integrase, with protein MAVIQERKTKDGKIKYRVLVRMKGCPPQSATFTRKTDAKKWAQDTESAIRDGRHFKTAEAKKHTLGELIDRYLRDVLPHKSSIMSKQKVQYEWWKEQLGYSLLSDLTPALVTEYRDKLLRTPTPTGDQRSPATVNRYMAALSHALNVAVKEWGWIEDSPMRKISKLRESKGVVRYLDDDERERLLKACQKSDNKQLYTVVVLALSTGARKMEILGLTWKDVDLNAGVIRLTKTKNGECRVLPLRGHAKELVVELSKVRRLDTALLFPGNNPKSPMEIRKPWVAALEQASIEDFRFHDLRHTAASYLAMNGATLAEIAEVLGHKTLAMVKRYSHLSEAHTAGVVERMNEKIFGEG; from the coding sequence ATGGCTGTCATCCAGGAGCGCAAAACCAAGGACGGGAAAATCAAGTATCGCGTGCTTGTCCGCATGAAGGGGTGCCCTCCCCAGTCGGCAACCTTTACCCGCAAAACTGATGCTAAGAAATGGGCTCAGGACACCGAATCTGCTATCCGTGACGGGCGACACTTCAAAACAGCAGAAGCCAAAAAGCACACCCTCGGAGAGCTAATCGACCGCTACCTGAGGGATGTCCTGCCCCACAAATCGTCAATCATGTCGAAGCAGAAGGTTCAGTATGAATGGTGGAAAGAGCAGCTAGGGTACAGCTTGCTGTCTGACTTGACGCCTGCCCTGGTTACTGAGTACCGGGATAAGCTTCTCAGGACACCGACTCCTACTGGAGACCAGCGTAGCCCTGCAACCGTGAACCGGTACATGGCTGCGCTATCTCATGCGCTAAATGTTGCCGTTAAGGAGTGGGGCTGGATTGAAGATTCGCCTATGCGGAAGATCAGCAAGCTGCGGGAGTCAAAAGGTGTGGTTCGCTATCTGGACGATGATGAGCGTGAAAGGCTGCTCAAGGCTTGCCAGAAGAGCGACAACAAGCAGCTCTATACTGTAGTGGTGCTTGCTCTTTCTACGGGGGCTCGAAAGATGGAGATCCTTGGGCTTACGTGGAAGGATGTGGATCTCAACGCGGGGGTGATCCGGTTGACCAAGACCAAAAACGGCGAGTGCAGAGTTCTGCCGTTACGTGGCCACGCAAAGGAGCTTGTCGTTGAGCTATCCAAGGTGCGCAGACTTGACACTGCACTTTTGTTCCCTGGAAACAATCCGAAATCACCGATGGAGATCCGGAAGCCCTGGGTTGCTGCTTTAGAGCAGGCGAGTATTGAAGATTTTCGCTTCCATGACCTGCGACACACAGCGGCCTCGTACCTTGCCATGAACGGTGCGACTTTGGCAGAGATTGCAGAGGTCTTAGGGCATAAGACCTTGGCCATGGTAAAGCGCTACTCGCATCTGTCAGAGGCACATACTGCAGGTGTTGTTGAGAGAATGAACGAGAAGATTTTTGGGGAGGGGTAA
- a CDS encoding DUF927 domain-containing protein — MSNHDEKALMVSCGAIPEQAELVNQIDSEEYEYMEEEIISEDPWEATRTFTSPLTGHSFELNPQGVYWVHNKKVVSEWEDVTEPLCGPLRVLGVARDSENRGWSILLLVKDPEGFEHPLTIRKDQLDGETITQALRSAGLTVVASYKAKEMLVTFLQECPPEEENPFRLTDKTGWHDKAFILPDGRTLGHAEENYILTKGKPKDRMTFTPSGRHQDWIDNVSYLCNGNGRLLFAVSVAFVAPLLRLTGSEGGGFNFVGDSSTGKSTAITVGASAYGHPKHYVQSWRATSNGLEFLAQRHNDMLMAIDEMGQMAPKEIGEAAYMLANGQGKQRMSSSVDMRDRLEWTTMILSSGEITLAEHMSEGGKKTKAGQEVRLADIPADAGKGHGLFEELHHCTNGADFSNTLKENALKYHGTAVPLFLRGITTNMEGFHEGYRQIKERFLEESMPTGSSSQVRRLAEKMALIAAAGEFATHLGITGWTETDATWAAVKCFGDWIKLRGGTDRQEVNQIINQARSFIERHGDARFVEMNWNGNRYLVDEARTVHNRAGYKRTKDGETDYLIMPSAFNEEICEGISRVSAVKVLIDAGILIPGKGGNATTTHRVPDVGVMKLYHFSGTVLAEE; from the coding sequence ATGAGCAATCATGACGAAAAAGCGTTGATGGTTTCGTGTGGTGCTATTCCTGAGCAAGCAGAGCTTGTGAATCAAATCGATTCGGAGGAATACGAATACATGGAAGAAGAAATTATCAGCGAAGATCCGTGGGAGGCGACTCGCACGTTCACCTCCCCCCTGACAGGACACAGCTTTGAGTTGAACCCTCAGGGCGTTTACTGGGTGCACAACAAAAAAGTGGTCAGCGAGTGGGAGGATGTCACGGAACCCCTCTGCGGTCCCTTGCGGGTTCTCGGAGTTGCACGCGACAGCGAGAACCGTGGCTGGAGCATCCTTCTGTTGGTCAAAGACCCTGAAGGCTTCGAGCACCCGCTTACCATTCGGAAAGACCAACTTGATGGCGAAACCATCACTCAGGCGCTGCGCTCCGCTGGCCTTACTGTTGTCGCCAGCTACAAGGCAAAAGAAATGCTGGTGACCTTTCTTCAGGAGTGTCCGCCCGAAGAGGAAAACCCGTTCAGGCTTACTGACAAAACAGGCTGGCATGACAAGGCATTTATTCTGCCTGACGGCAGAACTCTCGGACACGCTGAAGAAAACTACATCCTGACGAAAGGCAAACCGAAAGACCGGATGACCTTCACGCCATCGGGAAGGCATCAGGACTGGATCGATAATGTCAGCTATCTTTGCAACGGCAACGGTCGCCTTCTCTTTGCGGTGTCGGTTGCGTTTGTCGCGCCACTCTTGAGGTTGACGGGGAGTGAAGGCGGTGGATTCAACTTCGTTGGCGACAGCAGTACCGGCAAGTCGACGGCAATCACGGTCGGGGCTTCCGCCTACGGCCATCCCAAGCATTATGTTCAAAGCTGGCGAGCCACAAGTAACGGCCTGGAGTTTCTAGCCCAGCGGCACAACGACATGCTCATGGCGATCGATGAGATGGGACAAATGGCACCAAAAGAGATCGGTGAAGCTGCATATATGCTGGCTAACGGGCAAGGCAAGCAACGGATGAGTTCGTCAGTCGATATGCGCGACCGGCTGGAATGGACGACAATGATTCTCTCCTCGGGGGAGATTACCTTGGCAGAACACATGAGCGAGGGCGGCAAGAAAACCAAGGCGGGCCAGGAAGTCCGCCTGGCAGACATCCCTGCCGATGCGGGCAAGGGTCACGGACTCTTTGAAGAGCTGCACCACTGCACCAACGGTGCTGACTTTTCAAATACGTTGAAAGAAAACGCGCTCAAATATCACGGAACGGCCGTCCCCCTCTTTCTGCGTGGCATTACAACCAACATGGAGGGTTTTCACGAAGGCTATCGGCAAATCAAGGAAAGGTTCCTTGAAGAAAGCATGCCGACCGGATCGAGCAGTCAGGTGCGACGCCTGGCGGAAAAAATGGCCCTGATTGCTGCAGCTGGCGAGTTCGCTACCCATCTCGGCATTACCGGCTGGACTGAGACTGATGCTACCTGGGCGGCGGTAAAGTGCTTTGGAGACTGGATCAAGCTTCGCGGCGGAACGGATCGTCAGGAGGTTAATCAGATCATCAACCAAGCACGCAGCTTTATCGAGCGGCACGGCGATGCGCGGTTTGTCGAGATGAACTGGAACGGGAACCGGTATCTGGTAGATGAGGCGCGGACGGTTCACAATCGCGCTGGGTACAAACGCACCAAAGATGGCGAGACCGACTACCTGATCATGCCTTCGGCGTTCAATGAAGAAATCTGTGAAGGAATCAGTCGGGTGTCAGCCGTAAAGGTTCTGATCGATGCCGGCATTCTCATCCCGGGCAAAGGGGGGAACGCGACCACGACTCACCGGGTGCCAGATGTCGGGGTCATGAAGCTCTACCACTTCTCCGGGACTGTTCTTGCCGAGGAGTAG
- a CDS encoding BRO-N domain-containing protein encodes MNIEQLTGIDMNLVEQVVHEGRRYYKAKDICGFLGMRNPSYAMRYLKPEEKIKARSNNGVRNFSMWFVSESGVYKLVLKSRSRRAARIRNLICESLLPQMTAMRTS; translated from the coding sequence ATGAATATTGAACAGTTAACAGGTATCGACATGAACCTCGTTGAACAGGTCGTTCACGAAGGTCGTCGCTACTACAAAGCCAAGGACATTTGCGGATTCCTCGGGATGCGCAATCCGAGCTATGCCATGCGCTACCTGAAGCCTGAAGAAAAAATCAAGGCCCGAAGCAACAATGGTGTTCGGAATTTCAGCATGTGGTTTGTGTCCGAATCTGGTGTCTACAAGCTGGTCCTGAAAAGCCGCTCACGTCGGGCTGCAAGGATTCGTAATCTTATCTGCGAAAGTCTGCTGCCGCAGATGACGGCAATGCGCACAAGTTAG
- a CDS encoding ArdC family protein, producing MSAYVQKRLDAIVAGFVEQLENGTAPWIKPYAGDGALQLPKNRLTRRPYKGLNVLILWDAMLKNGWSEPYFLTYKQCQMMEGHVKSGSKGVTVIFWGPKERDEDQVDEETGEIKQTFIRKCYTVFNIGQCEGIQPIPKAHISQELGAADRNPFVNEFVERAGATVVTRKGATPAYVPSADYIIMPPESEFIRLPEYHAAVSHELVHWSGAKHRLDRMQVCKYGDRQYAYEELVAELGAAFLCAYLQVPLHQVQHAEYLGAWVSVLKEHPSVLWSAASKATQAFEYLKELAKYELPEDQEAISQ from the coding sequence ATGAGTGCCTACGTGCAAAAGAGGCTGGATGCGATCGTCGCAGGGTTTGTCGAACAGCTTGAAAACGGGACTGCGCCCTGGATTAAGCCCTATGCCGGTGACGGAGCACTGCAGCTCCCCAAAAACCGATTGACCCGCAGGCCCTACAAAGGATTGAACGTGCTAATCCTGTGGGACGCTATGCTCAAGAACGGCTGGAGTGAGCCCTATTTCCTGACCTACAAGCAGTGCCAGATGATGGAGGGCCATGTGAAGTCGGGCAGTAAGGGAGTCACTGTCATCTTCTGGGGGCCAAAGGAGCGTGACGAAGACCAGGTTGATGAGGAGACCGGGGAGATCAAGCAGACCTTTATCCGCAAGTGCTATACGGTTTTCAACATCGGGCAGTGTGAGGGCATTCAACCAATCCCTAAGGCCCATATTTCACAGGAGCTTGGTGCTGCGGACAGAAATCCATTTGTGAATGAGTTTGTCGAGAGAGCAGGGGCCACAGTCGTTACTCGCAAGGGGGCAACACCCGCCTATGTGCCCAGTGCTGATTACATCATCATGCCGCCAGAGAGCGAGTTTATCAGGTTGCCCGAGTACCATGCTGCGGTGAGCCATGAGCTTGTTCACTGGTCAGGAGCAAAGCATCGGTTGGATCGTATGCAGGTGTGCAAGTATGGAGATAGGCAATACGCTTACGAGGAATTGGTTGCGGAACTAGGGGCTGCGTTTCTGTGTGCCTATCTGCAGGTGCCATTGCATCAGGTGCAGCATGCCGAGTATCTCGGTGCGTGGGTGTCGGTGCTCAAGGAGCACCCATCGGTATTGTGGAGTGCAGCGAGTAAGGCGACTCAGGCGTTCGAGTATCTGAAGGAGCTTGCGAAGTATGAGCTTCCAGAGGACCAGGAGGCCATAAGCCAGTAA
- a CDS encoding JAB domain-containing protein: MTLHTLFNKKSAPASLRLKVIRPVYQRLTISEPQADYLQNRRITCSNDVYQLFRFLAQESKEHFLCLHLDSKNKILCVDLVSSGSLSACVVHPREVLKSCLLSSCAALLLLHNHPSGNAEPSREDMEITTRIKEGAEIIGLKLLDHLVIGEGEYVSLADRGML, from the coding sequence ATGACTTTACATACGCTGTTCAATAAAAAATCCGCCCCTGCATCCCTCAGGCTAAAGGTCATTCGCCCTGTCTATCAGCGCCTAACCATCAGCGAGCCCCAGGCTGACTACCTGCAGAACAGACGAATAACCTGCTCCAACGATGTCTACCAGCTGTTCCGGTTTCTCGCCCAGGAGAGCAAGGAACACTTCCTCTGCCTGCATTTGGACTCCAAGAACAAAATTCTCTGCGTTGACCTGGTTTCGAGCGGCTCCCTGAGTGCCTGTGTCGTGCATCCACGCGAGGTGCTGAAATCGTGTCTCCTCTCAAGCTGCGCAGCGCTGCTGTTACTGCACAACCATCCGAGCGGCAATGCCGAGCCATCACGAGAGGATATGGAGATTACGACACGCATCAAGGAAGGTGCCGAGATCATCGGTCTCAAGCTGCTTGATCATCTGGTCATTGGAGAGGGCGAGTACGTATCGCTTGCGGATCGTGGGATGCTCTGA
- a CDS encoding ribbon-helix-helix domain-containing protein, translating into MSPKKKVARITVSLTQEEYLELEAVARSNDVSLSWVTRRAINEYLERNGKGSELSLPFDPRQSS; encoded by the coding sequence ATGTCACCGAAAAAAAAGGTTGCCAGGATAACCGTCAGCCTGACTCAGGAAGAATATCTTGAGCTTGAGGCCGTTGCCCGCAGCAATGATGTCTCATTGAGCTGGGTTACGAGGCGTGCAATCAACGAGTACCTTGAAAGAAATGGTAAGGGCAGCGAATTGAGTCTGCCTTTTGATCCGAGACAATCTTCCTGA
- a CDS encoding very short patch repair endonuclease, translated as MGDIYSREKRSEIMSRVRSTDSVAERKVRSALHRAGYRFRLHRKDLPGKPDIVLTKHKLIVFVHGCFWHRHEGCSRATIPKTNRDFWVEKFSQNVARDMRVRKELEAAGWKVRIVWECETTTGKLPSVLSKIFD; from the coding sequence ATGGGTGACATATATTCGAGGGAGAAGAGAAGTGAAATCATGTCACGGGTCCGCAGTACGGACTCAGTGGCGGAAAGAAAAGTGCGCTCCGCTCTTCACAGAGCAGGATATCGCTTTAGATTGCACCGGAAGGACTTGCCAGGCAAGCCGGACATTGTGCTTACAAAGCACAAGCTGATTGTTTTTGTCCATGGTTGTTTTTGGCATAGACATGAAGGTTGTTCAAGGGCAACCATACCAAAAACTAATAGAGACTTTTGGGTGGAAAAATTTTCTCAGAATGTCGCACGAGACATGCGAGTTCGTAAAGAGCTCGAAGCTGCCGGATGGAAGGTTAGAATCGTCTGGGAGTGCGAAACAACGACGGGAAAGTTGCCCAGTGTTTTGTCCAAAATATTTGATTGA